From a region of the Helianthus annuus cultivar XRQ/B chromosome 5, HanXRQr2.0-SUNRISE, whole genome shotgun sequence genome:
- the LOC110941833 gene encoding F-box/FBD/LRR-repeat protein At1g13570 isoform X1 — protein MKAKRLSDVQQLDIITTLPQAIIETILCLLPIEEAARTSILSKEWRYKWTKIPNLVFDQFSTVKISNEEKELSLYDQTQPHFYKAARKNKDTRCTLFRAIHQVLLQRQGPILEFTLTMSTLQTPFEIDQVILHLSRNHTVKKLTLDFYDPYSYYLLLPVLPWRHLTDLNIISCVVNHKPIFNGFGSLTSLSLNYVTISRGTLMHLLYNCPSLKSLCLSMQRIYADHLPGDENPSIMELFKCLPVVEDLTTWGDFTLLLVQASVPEELPTSLIHLKYCTIDKMCFFDGYGLPFLLVLIKCSPNLTKIKLEINTDCCTEIKPTVKLEEHSVNLEEYSVELEEYSVMLEKCSVMFEEYSYVWLEHLNELEIEDFSNFEPELEFVKFILARSPNLKKVILLTRKVDKNEESEMLKILLRVPRASPVEIIVVSY, from the exons ATGAAAGCTAAACGTTTGTCCGACGTTCAACAATTGGATATAATCACCACACTTCCGCAAGCCATAATAGAAACCATACTATGTCTTTTACCAATCGAAGAAGCGGCAAGGACAAGTATCCTGTCGAAGGAATGGCGGTATAAATGGACCAAAATTCCTAACCTTGTGTTTGACCAGTTCTCTACTGTTAAAATATCAAATGAAGAGAAGGAACTGTCTCTGTATGATCAGACCCAACCACATTTTTATAAAGCTGCAAGGAAAAACAAGGACACGAGGTGTACACTTTTCCGTGCTATACACCAAGTTTTGTTACAACGCCAGGGTCCGATACTTGAGTTCACCCTTACGATGAGTACACTTCAAACCCCTTTTGAAATTGATCAAGTAATACTTCATTTGTCAAGGAACCatactgtcaagaaactaacGCTTGACTTTTATGATCCCTATTCGTATTATTTACTCTTACCCGTCTTACCATGGCGTCACCTAACGGACTTAAATATTATATCTTGTGTTGTCAACCATAAACCCATCTTCAATGGATTTGGTAGCCTTACAAGTTTATCCTTAAACTACGTAACAATATCTAGAGGAACTCTTATGCATCTTTTGTATAATTGCCCATCTCTTAAGAGCTTGTGTCTG TCAATGCAGCGTATATATGCGGATCATCTTCCCGGTGATGAAAATCCCAGCATTATGGAGCTATTCAAGTGTTTACCTGTGGTTGAAGATCTGACCACTTGGGGTGATTTCACTTTG TTATTAGTTCAAGCCTCGGTTCCAGAAGAGCTTCCAACCTCGCTAATCCACCTCAAATACTGTACCATCGACAAAATGTGTTTTTTTGATGGCTATGGATTGCcttttcttcttgttttgatCAAATGTTCTCCGAACTTAACGAAAATTAAACTAGAG ATTAATACTGATTGTTGTACTGAGATAAAGCCAACTGTTAAGTTGGAAGAACATTCCGTTAACTTGGAAGAATATTCTGTTGAGTTGGAAGAATATTCCGTGATGTTGGAAAAATGTTCGGTTATGTTTGAAGAATATTCATATGTTTGGTTGGAGCATTTGAATGAATTGGAGATTGAAGATTTCAGTAATTTTGAGCCTGAGTTGGAGTTTGTGAAGTTTATCTTGGCTAGGTCACCCAATCTGAAAAAAGTGATATTGCTAACCCGTAAGGTTGACAAGAATGAAGAGTCGGAGATGTTAAAAATTCTCTTACGTGTCCCACGTGCATCACCAGTAGAAATAATTGTTGTGAGTTACTGA
- the LOC110941833 gene encoding F-box/FBD/LRR-repeat protein At1g13570 isoform X2, whose translation MKAKRLSDVQQLDIITTLPQAIIETILCLLPIEEAARTSILSKEWRYKWTKIPNLVFDQFSTVKISNEEKELSLYDQTQPHFYKAARKNKDTRCTLFRAIHQVLLQRQGPILEFTLTMSTLQTPFEIDQVILHLSRNHTVKKLTLDFYDPYSYYLLLPVLPWRHLTDLNIISCVVNHKPIFNGFGSLTSLSLNYVTISRGTLMHLLYNCPSLKSLCLRIYADHLPGDENPSIMELFKCLPVVEDLTTWGDFTLLLVQASVPEELPTSLIHLKYCTIDKMCFFDGYGLPFLLVLIKCSPNLTKIKLEINTDCCTEIKPTVKLEEHSVNLEEYSVELEEYSVMLEKCSVMFEEYSYVWLEHLNELEIEDFSNFEPELEFVKFILARSPNLKKVILLTRKVDKNEESEMLKILLRVPRASPVEIIVVSY comes from the exons ATGAAAGCTAAACGTTTGTCCGACGTTCAACAATTGGATATAATCACCACACTTCCGCAAGCCATAATAGAAACCATACTATGTCTTTTACCAATCGAAGAAGCGGCAAGGACAAGTATCCTGTCGAAGGAATGGCGGTATAAATGGACCAAAATTCCTAACCTTGTGTTTGACCAGTTCTCTACTGTTAAAATATCAAATGAAGAGAAGGAACTGTCTCTGTATGATCAGACCCAACCACATTTTTATAAAGCTGCAAGGAAAAACAAGGACACGAGGTGTACACTTTTCCGTGCTATACACCAAGTTTTGTTACAACGCCAGGGTCCGATACTTGAGTTCACCCTTACGATGAGTACACTTCAAACCCCTTTTGAAATTGATCAAGTAATACTTCATTTGTCAAGGAACCatactgtcaagaaactaacGCTTGACTTTTATGATCCCTATTCGTATTATTTACTCTTACCCGTCTTACCATGGCGTCACCTAACGGACTTAAATATTATATCTTGTGTTGTCAACCATAAACCCATCTTCAATGGATTTGGTAGCCTTACAAGTTTATCCTTAAACTACGTAACAATATCTAGAGGAACTCTTATGCATCTTTTGTATAATTGCCCATCTCTTAAGAGCTTGTGTCTG CGTATATATGCGGATCATCTTCCCGGTGATGAAAATCCCAGCATTATGGAGCTATTCAAGTGTTTACCTGTGGTTGAAGATCTGACCACTTGGGGTGATTTCACTTTG TTATTAGTTCAAGCCTCGGTTCCAGAAGAGCTTCCAACCTCGCTAATCCACCTCAAATACTGTACCATCGACAAAATGTGTTTTTTTGATGGCTATGGATTGCcttttcttcttgttttgatCAAATGTTCTCCGAACTTAACGAAAATTAAACTAGAG ATTAATACTGATTGTTGTACTGAGATAAAGCCAACTGTTAAGTTGGAAGAACATTCCGTTAACTTGGAAGAATATTCTGTTGAGTTGGAAGAATATTCCGTGATGTTGGAAAAATGTTCGGTTATGTTTGAAGAATATTCATATGTTTGGTTGGAGCATTTGAATGAATTGGAGATTGAAGATTTCAGTAATTTTGAGCCTGAGTTGGAGTTTGTGAAGTTTATCTTGGCTAGGTCACCCAATCTGAAAAAAGTGATATTGCTAACCCGTAAGGTTGACAAGAATGAAGAGTCGGAGATGTTAAAAATTCTCTTACGTGTCCCACGTGCATCACCAGTAGAAATAATTGTTGTGAGTTACTGA